The proteins below come from a single Ictalurus punctatus breed USDA103 chromosome 24, Coco_2.0, whole genome shotgun sequence genomic window:
- the rad21b gene encoding RAD21 cohesin complex component b isoform X2 — protein sequence MFYAHFVLSKRGPLAKIWLAAHWDKKLTKAHVFECNLESSVESIISPKVKMALRTSGHLLLGVVRIYHRKAKYLLADCNEAFIKIKMAFRPGVVDLPEENREAAYNAITLPEEFHDFDQPLPDLDDIDVAQQFTLNQSRVEEITMREEVGNLNLLQENDFADFGMDDREMMREESAFEVDIIHGASASNLLLEPESTSGQMTDKSNHLEYDQYKDDFGDNPMESSEGGMLVDKLLSNEDGGGIFDDPPAIAESVMMPQDHGGDDDDDFDNLSPGGPDSPDSGPVEQLPTMTDQTEQTTLVHNEEEAFALEPIDITVKETKAKRKRKLIVDSVKELDSKTIRAQLSDYSDIVTTLDLAPPTKKLMMWKETGGVEKLFSLPAQPLWNSRLLKMFTRCLTPLVPEELRKRRKGGEADSLDEFLKDLENPEVPREEALSQRDIIDQTILEEPSVLQASAMEGSRTTLDESVMPPPSSHRGQKRKVQDTEPTLPMLEDDRSSIVSTRLNVQQVELPPEEPVNISQLIPELDLLGEKSKEKKDDDEEEEEEEGQGGDLDQEERRWNKRTQQMLHGLQRVLAKTGAESISLLDLCKNNNRKQAAAKFYSFLVLKKQQAVDLTQAEPYSDIIATPGPRFHII from the exons ATGTTCTACGCCCACTTTGTCCTCAGCAAACGTGGGCCGCTGGCCAAAATCTGGCTGGCGGCCCACTGGGACAAGAAGCTGACCAAGGCACATGTGTTTGAGTGCAACTTGGAGAGTAGTGTGGAGAGCATCATCTCGCCAAAG GTGAAAATGGCTCTGCGCACATCTGGTCACTTACTTCTGGGTGTTGTGCGGATCTACCACAGAAAAGCCAAGTACCTACTTGCTGACTGCAATGAAGCTTTCATTAAGATCAAAATGGCCTTTCGTCCAG GTGTGGTGGATCTGCCTGAGGAGAACCGTGAAGCTGCCTATAATGCCATCACCTTACCTGAGGAGTTTCATGACTTTGATCAGCCACTTCCAGACCTGga TGATATAGATGTTGCCCAGCAGTTTACCCTGAATCAATCTCGTGTGGAGGAAATCACTATGCGAGAGGAGGTGGGCAACCTGAATTTACTGCAAGAAAATGACTTTG CTGATTTTGGGATGGACGATCGAGAGATGATGCGGGAGGAGAGTGCGTTTGAGGTGGACATCATCCACGGAGCTTCTGCCTCCAACCTGCTGCTGGAACCAGAGTCTACCAGCGGTCAGATGACAGATAAATCCAACCACCTGGAGTATGACCAATACAAAGACGACTTTGGAGACAACCCAATGGAGAGCAGTGAGGGAGGCATGCTGG tgGACAAGCTTTTAAGTAATGAGGATGGGGGTGGCATTTTTGATGACCCACCTGCCATTGCCGAAAGTGTCATGATGCCACAGGATCATGGTGGAGATGACGACGATGATTTCGACAACCTGTCCC CAGGAGGTCCAGACAGTCCAGACTCTGGGCCTGTGGAGCAGCTTCCCACCATGACAGACCAGACAGAGCAGACCACACTGGTGCACAATGAGGAGGAGGCCTTCGCCCTTGAGCCTATCGATATCACAG TGAAGGAGACCAAAGCtaagagaaagaggaagttgATTGTGGACAGTGTAAAGGAACTGGACAGTAAGACCATCCGGGCTCAGCTGAGTGACTACTCAGACATTGTCACCACTCTGGACCTGGCTCCCCCGACTAAGAAGCTGATGATGTGGAAGGAGACAGGAGGGGTGGAGAAGCTCTTCTCCTTGCCTGCTCAGCCACTGTGGAATAGCAGGCTCCTTAAG atgTTCACACGGTGCCTGACTCCTCTCGTGCCAGAGGaactgaggaagaggaggaaaggTGGAGAGGCTGACAGCCTAGATGAGTTTCTCAAAGatctggagaacccagaggtgCCTAGAGAGGAGGCTCTGTCTCAGAGAGATATAATTG ATCAGACCATCCTTGAGGAGCCCAGTGTGTTGCAGGCCTCTGCCATGGAGGGCAGTCGTACCACTCTGGACGAGTCAGTCATGCCTCCTCCCTCCAGCCACCGTGGCCAGAAGCGCAAGGTCCAGGACACAGAGCCTACTCTTCCT aTGCTGGAGGATGACCGCTCTTCTATCGTGTCCACACGGCTCAACGTGCAGCAAGTAGAGCTCCCTCCAGAAGAGCCAGTTAATATTTCCCAGCTCATCCCTGAGTTAGACCTACTTGGGGAAAAGAGCAAGGAGAAaaaggatgatgatgaagaagaagag GAGGAGGAGGGTCAAGGTGGAGACCTGGAtcaggaggagaggagatggaATAAGAGGACACAGCAGATGCTACATGGCCTGCAG AGGGTGCTTGCCAAGACAGGAGCAGAATCAATCAGCCTGCTAGACCTTTGCAAGAACAACAACAGGAAGCAGGCAGCAGCCAAGTTCTACAGCTTCCTAGTGCTGAAAAAGCAGCAGGCAGTGGACCTGACACAGGCCGAGCCTTACAGCGACATCATCGCCACTCCTGGTCCCAGATTTCACATCATATAA
- the rad21b gene encoding RAD21 cohesin complex component b isoform X1, whose amino-acid sequence MFYAHFVLSKRGPLAKIWLAAHWDKKLTKAHVFECNLESSVESIISPKVKMALRTSGHLLLGVVRIYHRKAKYLLADCNEAFIKIKMAFRPGVVDLPEENREAAYNAITLPEEFHDFDQPLPDLDDIDVAQQFTLNQSRVEEITMREEVGNLNLLQENDFADFGMDDREMMREESAFEVDIIHGASASNLLLEPESTSGQMTDKSNHLEYDQYKDDFGDNPMESSEGGMLVDKLLSNEDGGGIFDDPPAIAESVMMPQDHGGDDDDDFDNLSPAGGPDSPDSGPVEQLPTMTDQTEQTTLVHNEEEAFALEPIDITVKETKAKRKRKLIVDSVKELDSKTIRAQLSDYSDIVTTLDLAPPTKKLMMWKETGGVEKLFSLPAQPLWNSRLLKMFTRCLTPLVPEELRKRRKGGEADSLDEFLKDLENPEVPREEALSQRDIIDQTILEEPSVLQASAMEGSRTTLDESVMPPPSSHRGQKRKVQDTEPTLPMLEDDRSSIVSTRLNVQQVELPPEEPVNISQLIPELDLLGEKSKEKKDDDEEEEEEEGQGGDLDQEERRWNKRTQQMLHGLQRVLAKTGAESISLLDLCKNNNRKQAAAKFYSFLVLKKQQAVDLTQAEPYSDIIATPGPRFHII is encoded by the exons ATGTTCTACGCCCACTTTGTCCTCAGCAAACGTGGGCCGCTGGCCAAAATCTGGCTGGCGGCCCACTGGGACAAGAAGCTGACCAAGGCACATGTGTTTGAGTGCAACTTGGAGAGTAGTGTGGAGAGCATCATCTCGCCAAAG GTGAAAATGGCTCTGCGCACATCTGGTCACTTACTTCTGGGTGTTGTGCGGATCTACCACAGAAAAGCCAAGTACCTACTTGCTGACTGCAATGAAGCTTTCATTAAGATCAAAATGGCCTTTCGTCCAG GTGTGGTGGATCTGCCTGAGGAGAACCGTGAAGCTGCCTATAATGCCATCACCTTACCTGAGGAGTTTCATGACTTTGATCAGCCACTTCCAGACCTGga TGATATAGATGTTGCCCAGCAGTTTACCCTGAATCAATCTCGTGTGGAGGAAATCACTATGCGAGAGGAGGTGGGCAACCTGAATTTACTGCAAGAAAATGACTTTG CTGATTTTGGGATGGACGATCGAGAGATGATGCGGGAGGAGAGTGCGTTTGAGGTGGACATCATCCACGGAGCTTCTGCCTCCAACCTGCTGCTGGAACCAGAGTCTACCAGCGGTCAGATGACAGATAAATCCAACCACCTGGAGTATGACCAATACAAAGACGACTTTGGAGACAACCCAATGGAGAGCAGTGAGGGAGGCATGCTGG tgGACAAGCTTTTAAGTAATGAGGATGGGGGTGGCATTTTTGATGACCCACCTGCCATTGCCGAAAGTGTCATGATGCCACAGGATCATGGTGGAGATGACGACGATGATTTCGACAACCTGTCCC CAGCAGGAGGTCCAGACAGTCCAGACTCTGGGCCTGTGGAGCAGCTTCCCACCATGACAGACCAGACAGAGCAGACCACACTGGTGCACAATGAGGAGGAGGCCTTCGCCCTTGAGCCTATCGATATCACAG TGAAGGAGACCAAAGCtaagagaaagaggaagttgATTGTGGACAGTGTAAAGGAACTGGACAGTAAGACCATCCGGGCTCAGCTGAGTGACTACTCAGACATTGTCACCACTCTGGACCTGGCTCCCCCGACTAAGAAGCTGATGATGTGGAAGGAGACAGGAGGGGTGGAGAAGCTCTTCTCCTTGCCTGCTCAGCCACTGTGGAATAGCAGGCTCCTTAAG atgTTCACACGGTGCCTGACTCCTCTCGTGCCAGAGGaactgaggaagaggaggaaaggTGGAGAGGCTGACAGCCTAGATGAGTTTCTCAAAGatctggagaacccagaggtgCCTAGAGAGGAGGCTCTGTCTCAGAGAGATATAATTG ATCAGACCATCCTTGAGGAGCCCAGTGTGTTGCAGGCCTCTGCCATGGAGGGCAGTCGTACCACTCTGGACGAGTCAGTCATGCCTCCTCCCTCCAGCCACCGTGGCCAGAAGCGCAAGGTCCAGGACACAGAGCCTACTCTTCCT aTGCTGGAGGATGACCGCTCTTCTATCGTGTCCACACGGCTCAACGTGCAGCAAGTAGAGCTCCCTCCAGAAGAGCCAGTTAATATTTCCCAGCTCATCCCTGAGTTAGACCTACTTGGGGAAAAGAGCAAGGAGAAaaaggatgatgatgaagaagaagag GAGGAGGAGGGTCAAGGTGGAGACCTGGAtcaggaggagaggagatggaATAAGAGGACACAGCAGATGCTACATGGCCTGCAG AGGGTGCTTGCCAAGACAGGAGCAGAATCAATCAGCCTGCTAGACCTTTGCAAGAACAACAACAGGAAGCAGGCAGCAGCCAAGTTCTACAGCTTCCTAGTGCTGAAAAAGCAGCAGGCAGTGGACCTGACACAGGCCGAGCCTTACAGCGACATCATCGCCACTCCTGGTCCCAGATTTCACATCATATAA